One stretch of Rhodoferax lithotrophicus DNA includes these proteins:
- a CDS encoding flavodoxin, which yields MNKIGLFFGTETGTTRLIAKKIQKMLGDDIANKPLNVNRITPAEMLQYDALILGTPSYGVEQIPGRDVGCLEANWAEFLAQLGAPDFSGKRIALFGLGAQERYPERFASSLMRLYEVFKGYGAELVGSWSTDGYTFEQSAAVVDGRFVGLVIDQRTQSMLTDERIDAWVAQVKPLLLEKLGATA from the coding sequence ATGAACAAAATCGGCTTATTTTTCGGCACCGAAACCGGCACCACGCGTCTGATTGCCAAGAAGATCCAGAAGATGCTGGGCGACGACATCGCCAACAAACCCCTGAACGTCAACCGCATCACGCCCGCCGAGATGCTCCAGTACGACGCACTGATCCTGGGAACACCGAGCTACGGTGTCGAGCAAATCCCGGGGCGCGATGTGGGCTGCCTGGAAGCCAATTGGGCAGAGTTTCTGGCGCAACTGGGCGCGCCAGATTTCTCAGGCAAACGCATCGCCCTGTTCGGCCTGGGTGCCCAGGAACGCTACCCGGAGCGCTTTGCCAGTTCGCTGATGCGGTTGTATGAAGTTTTCAAAGGCTACGGTGCCGAGCTGGTTGGCAGCTGGAGCACCGATGGTTATACCTTTGAGCAATCCGCCGCCGTTGTGGACGGGCGCTTTGTTGGCCTGGTGATCGACCAGCGCACCCAGAGCATGCTCACCGATGAGCGCATTGATGCCTGGGTGGCGCAAGTTAAACCCTTGCTGCTGGAGAAACTGGGCGCAACGGCCTAG
- a CDS encoding helix-turn-helix transcriptional regulator, whose product MPTEIIDRIYECSFVPELWPDVLDELAQLTDASGGLLFAVREKVLNWTSSSELQDVFQAYVTEGWFSSCTRRVCLFSQNRPSFLVEHDFWTPEQLDANPIYRDFFRPRGLGWSAGTGLMMPTGDNIVFSVERSYKRGPIESEQVQQLNELRPHLARAALIAARLGLRSAKNTNDTLTALGLPALVVDESGVVIEANALMDDLSSHVQWRAHNRIVLNDTSANELLWSSLPALNKPSGACVKSFPLRGPDGRAAVVAHIVPIRRSAHDIFGRSYAVLIITPMTSRRAPPVELLRSLFDLTPSEARVARALATGDSLDDIAASGGVSRNTVRSQLQQVLEKIGCSRQAEVTALLSNIALGVDVTRS is encoded by the coding sequence ATGCCAACCGAAATCATCGATCGCATTTACGAGTGTTCATTTGTTCCCGAGCTTTGGCCAGACGTGCTGGACGAGTTAGCCCAACTCACCGATGCCAGTGGTGGCCTGCTGTTTGCCGTGCGTGAAAAGGTGCTCAACTGGACATCGTCATCGGAATTACAAGACGTATTTCAGGCCTATGTCACCGAGGGCTGGTTCAGTTCCTGCACGCGCCGGGTGTGTTTATTCAGTCAAAACCGCCCCAGTTTTCTGGTTGAGCATGATTTTTGGACACCCGAGCAGCTGGATGCCAACCCGATCTACCGGGATTTTTTTCGCCCCCGTGGACTCGGCTGGTCGGCGGGAACCGGCCTCATGATGCCCACCGGCGACAACATCGTTTTCAGCGTGGAAAGGTCCTACAAGCGTGGCCCGATTGAAAGTGAGCAGGTGCAGCAGCTCAACGAACTGCGCCCCCACCTGGCGCGCGCCGCACTCATTGCGGCACGTCTGGGCCTGCGCAGTGCCAAAAACACCAATGACACGCTGACGGCCTTGGGACTGCCGGCACTGGTGGTGGATGAAAGTGGCGTGGTGATTGAAGCCAATGCCTTGATGGACGACCTTTCCAGCCATGTGCAATGGCGTGCGCACAACCGGATCGTGCTCAATGACACAAGTGCCAATGAGCTGCTGTGGTCTTCGCTTCCCGCGCTCAACAAACCATCCGGGGCGTGTGTCAAGTCTTTCCCGCTGCGCGGCCCAGACGGGCGGGCAGCGGTGGTAGCGCATATCGTGCCGATTCGGCGTTCAGCACACGATATCTTTGGCCGCTCGTACGCTGTATTGATCATTACCCCGATGACCTCTCGGCGCGCGCCACCGGTGGAGCTCTTGCGATCTTTGTTTGACCTGACACCGTCCGAGGCACGTGTGGCACGCGCTCTGGCCACCGGAGATTCGCTGGACGACATTGCCGCCAGTGGCGGTGTGAGCCGCAATACCGTTCGCTCGCAATTGCAGCAGGTGCTTGAAAAAATAGGCTGCTCGCGCCAGGCTGAAGTCACGGCGCTGCTGTCGAACATCGCGCTTGGGGTAGATGTTACGCGGAGTTGA
- a CDS encoding Lrp/AsnC family transcriptional regulator, producing MDPLDKKLIDLLKVNARLPVVKLAQALGCARSTVLLRMKALEQGGIISGYTISVAQPTPAGVQALVLIATDSSSEASIIQALSRRHEVTKVYSVNGRYDLCAQVHTDSLEEFDAVINRLRGIKGVTDTMSTMILSTKLDRPD from the coding sequence ATGGATCCACTCGACAAAAAGCTGATCGACTTGTTGAAAGTGAACGCCCGCCTGCCGGTGGTCAAGCTGGCCCAGGCGCTGGGCTGCGCCCGCAGCACCGTGCTGCTGCGCATGAAGGCGCTGGAGCAAGGCGGCATCATCAGCGGCTACACCATCAGCGTGGCGCAGCCCACCCCGGCCGGTGTGCAGGCGCTGGTGCTGATCGCCACCGACTCCAGCAGCGAGGCCAGCATCATCCAGGCGCTGTCACGCCGCCATGAGGTCACCAAGGTTTATTCAGTCAATGGCCGCTACGACCTGTGTGCCCAGGTGCACACCGATTCGCTGGAAGAGTTTGATGCCGTGATCAACCGCCTGCGCGGCATCAAGGGGGTAACGGACACCATGTCGACCATGATTTTGTCAACCAAGCTGGATCGGCCGGATTGA
- a CDS encoding KamA family radical SAM protein, with protein sequence MPTVLEIKPVQAAAHPATKLLTRAELDAYDPRSESWQRQFQRRYTHHSELKGVLKGLEDVNETVYGKFAVAVTPYMAQLMDPNDPQCPIRLQYLPSHFEETKPGFATLLDQLGEEGDTIPGTSIVHRYPRRVLFLVSNTCATLCRFCTRKRMVSQPAGSVHKEQIEASIDYIANNPDIEDVLLSGGDPLTFADERLDDILGQIRRRAPHVRFLRMGSRMVVQLPTRVTPELCAILEKHRVQMLNIHINHPKEITPLLRERVKMIQKAGVMMGLQTVCLKGVNDNVATMRELFMQSIEMGVRPYYVYSTDMVEGAHHFVVPHRRMLELYEGLRGWISGPAVPTFIVDGLGGLGKLPIIPQYVTEELLPDGSGTTIKCRNYAGKTVEMPGLGLGFALPTQSN encoded by the coding sequence ATGCCCACCGTCCTCGAAATCAAGCCCGTCCAAGCCGCCGCCCACCCGGCCACCAAGCTGCTCACCCGCGCGGAACTTGATGCTTATGACCCGCGCTCGGAATCCTGGCAGCGCCAGTTTCAGCGCCGCTACACCCACCACAGCGAGTTGAAAGGCGTGCTCAAGGGGCTGGAGGATGTGAATGAAACCGTCTACGGCAAGTTCGCCGTGGCCGTGACCCCCTACATGGCGCAGTTGATGGACCCGAACGACCCGCAGTGCCCGATTCGCCTGCAATACCTGCCCTCGCACTTTGAGGAAACCAAGCCCGGTTTTGCCACCCTGCTCGATCAGCTGGGGGAAGAGGGCGACACCATACCCGGCACCAGCATCGTGCACCGTTACCCGCGCCGCGTGCTGTTTCTGGTGAGCAACACCTGCGCCACGCTGTGCCGCTTCTGCACCCGCAAACGCATGGTCTCGCAGCCCGCCGGGTCGGTGCACAAGGAACAGATTGAAGCCTCGATCGACTACATCGCCAACAACCCGGACATTGAAGACGTACTGCTGTCCGGCGGTGACCCGCTGACCTTTGCCGACGAACGGCTGGACGACATTCTGGGCCAGATCCGCAGGCGTGCACCACATGTGCGCTTCCTGCGCATGGGCTCGCGCATGGTGGTGCAACTGCCCACCCGCGTCACGCCCGAGCTCTGCGCCATTCTGGAAAAACACCGCGTGCAGATGCTCAACATCCACATCAACCACCCCAAGGAAATCACCCCGCTGCTGCGCGAGCGCGTCAAGATGATCCAGAAAGCCGGGGTCATGATGGGCCTGCAAACCGTCTGCCTCAAAGGCGTGAACGACAACGTGGCCACCATGCGTGAGCTGTTCATGCAATCCATCGAAATGGGGGTGCGGCCCTACTACGTGTACTCAACCGACATGGTCGAAGGTGCCCACCATTTCGTCGTACCGCACCGGCGCATGCTGGAGTTGTATGAAGGCCTGCGCGGCTGGATCAGCGGCCCGGCCGTACCCACCTTCATCGTCGACGGCCTGGGTGGCCTGGGCAAGCTGCCGATCATTCCGCAATACGTCACCGAAGAGCTGCTGCCCGATGGCTCGGGCACCACCATCAAGTGCC
- the katG gene encoding catalase/peroxidase HPI, producing the protein MSTEAKCPFPHAAHKNTTAAAPSNADWWPQQLKLGILHQHSAQSNPMGADFDYAAEFKTLDLAAVIQDLHGLMTDSQDWWPADWGHYGGLMIRMAWHSAGTYRVADGRGGAGSGNQRFAPLNSWPDNGNLDKARRLLWPIKQKYGRKISWADLIILAGNVALESMGFKTFGFAGGRVDIWEPEQDVYWGAESEWLATSDQANSRYSGERQLDNPLAAVQMGLIYVNPEGPDGHPDPLASGRDVRETFARMAMNDEETVALIAGGHTFGKAHGAGDAALVGPEPEAAPIEEQGLGWINQFGSGKGAHTTTSGIEGAWKPNPTTWDNGYFDMLFGYEWALTKSPAGAHQWQAQNVRPEHMIPDAHEPGKKHAPMMTTADMSLRIDPAYEKIARRFHQNPAEFADAFARAWFKLTHRDLGPRSRYLGPLVPQEVLLWQDPVPAVDHPLVDAQDVAALQAQVLASGLSIAQLVSTAWASAASFRGSDKRGGANGARIRLAPQKDWAVNQPAQLAQVLEKLEAIQQAFNAAQSGGKQISLADLIVLAGNAAVEAAAKEAGQDITVPFAPGRTDASQAQTDVAAAAVLEPVADGFRNYVRNDLQGMAAELLLDKAQLLTLSAPEMTVLVGGLRVLNAHVGQASHGVFTQRPQTLSNDFFVNLLDMRTQWQKSATEGLFEGSDRSTGAVKWTATVVDLVFGSNAQLRAVAEVYAASDAQAKFVHDFVAAWTKVMNLDRFDLK; encoded by the coding sequence ATGTCCACAGAAGCCAAGTGTCCCTTCCCCCACGCAGCGCACAAAAACACCACCGCTGCCGCCCCGTCCAACGCCGACTGGTGGCCCCAGCAGCTCAAGCTGGGCATCCTGCACCAGCACTCGGCCCAGTCCAACCCCATGGGGGCAGACTTTGACTACGCCGCAGAATTCAAGACGCTGGATCTGGCGGCGGTGATCCAGGACCTGCATGGCTTGATGACCGATTCACAAGACTGGTGGCCCGCCGACTGGGGTCACTATGGCGGTCTCATGATCCGTATGGCCTGGCACTCTGCCGGCACCTACCGGGTGGCCGATGGCCGGGGTGGCGCGGGCTCTGGCAACCAGCGCTTTGCCCCCCTGAACAGCTGGCCCGACAACGGCAACCTGGACAAGGCACGCCGCCTGCTGTGGCCCATCAAGCAAAAGTATGGCCGCAAGATTTCCTGGGCCGATTTGATCATTCTGGCGGGCAATGTGGCCCTGGAATCCATGGGCTTCAAGACCTTCGGTTTTGCCGGTGGCCGCGTGGATATCTGGGAGCCAGAGCAAGATGTTTACTGGGGTGCTGAATCTGAGTGGCTGGCCACCAGCGACCAGGCCAACAGCCGCTACAGCGGCGAGCGCCAGCTTGACAACCCGCTGGCTGCCGTACAAATGGGTCTGATCTATGTGAACCCGGAAGGCCCGGACGGCCACCCCGACCCGTTGGCTTCTGGCCGCGATGTGCGCGAAACCTTTGCCCGCATGGCCATGAACGACGAAGAAACGGTGGCGCTGATTGCCGGTGGCCACACCTTTGGCAAGGCGCACGGCGCGGGCGACGCGGCCCTGGTTGGCCCCGAACCCGAAGCCGCGCCCATTGAAGAACAAGGCCTGGGCTGGATCAACCAGTTCGGCAGTGGCAAAGGGGCGCACACCACTACCAGCGGCATTGAAGGGGCCTGGAAGCCCAACCCCACCACCTGGGACAACGGCTATTTCGACATGCTCTTTGGCTACGAATGGGCGCTGACCAAGAGCCCCGCCGGAGCCCACCAGTGGCAAGCCCAGAACGTGCGGCCCGAACACATGATCCCCGATGCCCACGAGCCCGGCAAGAAACACGCGCCCATGATGACCACCGCAGATATGTCGCTGCGCATCGACCCTGCCTACGAAAAAATCGCCCGGCGCTTTCACCAGAATCCGGCCGAATTTGCCGATGCCTTTGCCCGTGCCTGGTTCAAACTGACACACCGTGATCTGGGGCCGCGTTCGCGCTACCTCGGCCCCCTGGTGCCGCAGGAAGTGCTGCTCTGGCAAGACCCGGTTCCGGCGGTGGATCACCCACTGGTGGACGCGCAAGACGTGGCGGCACTCCAGGCCCAGGTGCTGGCATCGGGCCTGTCCATCGCGCAACTGGTGAGCACGGCCTGGGCCTCTGCCGCCAGTTTTCGTGGCAGCGACAAGCGTGGTGGTGCCAACGGTGCACGCATCCGCCTGGCCCCGCAAAAAGATTGGGCCGTCAACCAGCCCGCGCAACTGGCACAGGTGCTGGAAAAGCTTGAAGCCATTCAGCAGGCCTTCAACGCGGCGCAATCCGGCGGCAAGCAAATCTCTCTGGCCGACCTGATCGTGCTGGCTGGTAACGCCGCTGTGGAGGCTGCTGCGAAAGAGGCTGGGCAGGACATCACCGTGCCTTTTGCGCCGGGCCGCACCGATGCGTCCCAAGCGCAGACCGATGTGGCCGCTGCGGCCGTGCTGGAACCTGTGGCCGATGGTTTTCGCAACTATGTGCGCAACGACCTGCAAGGTATGGCTGCCGAGCTGCTGCTGGACAAGGCGCAACTGCTGACCCTCAGCGCCCCGGAAATGACGGTGCTGGTGGGCGGCCTGCGGGTGCTTAATGCCCATGTGGGTCAAGCGTCGCACGGTGTGTTCACCCAGCGCCCGCAAACGTTGAGCAACGACTTCTTTGTCAACCTGCTCGACATGCGCACCCAGTGGCAAAAGTCTGCCACCGAGGGTCTGTTCGAAGGCAGTGACCGTAGCACCGGGGCGGTGAAGTGGACGGCGACGGTGGTGGACTTGGTCTTTGGCTCCAACGCGCAATTACGTGCCGTGGCCGAGGTCTATGCCGCCAGCGATGCCCAGGCCAAGTTTGTGCACGACTTTGTGGCCGCCTGGACCAAGGTCATGAACCTGGATCGGTTCGACCTGAAATAG